The proteins below are encoded in one region of Cololabis saira isolate AMF1-May2022 chromosome 21, fColSai1.1, whole genome shotgun sequence:
- the sun1b gene encoding SUN domain-containing protein 1 isoform X4, translating to MQEESKQRRMTMDFSQLHTYTPPQCAPENTGYTYSLSSSYSTAALEFEIEHKIDPVYESPRMSRRSLRLQGSASHYGNDNLADYSQNHSSSFTSTKRETRTLRSRKQQSTSSSLSLSLSQVATPRKTLAFSAASTPIDNSSTFHDSNTTSDVSQFSSAHDQSQLRQRTVTMTTNTTTTAVDGHWGQCSGHSSSGVNGDASTSKSHASLANGYICNDCSLHSQKMDSGIIRSSSLSQATELSTDALNSSSSSFTGIYTRDRSRRNKTGVLMSMSNTCMRYSKQALAPIVSLVTVVFSSVMQLGSGAKSPKRKAHSSFCGSMNVKDLATEDASHLNLNGSLCDDCKGKQYSETHTVLITHSSRSQRLVGALWTILAYAGHCLLQPGYCVVRAGKALASGVSTVAQRLVSFLWWLLGAPVKAGKGLLWFLARGWYMLVSLMSLLNVFFLTQCLPKLLKLLLLLLPLLLLLALWLWGPSSSSLFAFLPAINLTEWYPASPFTYISNLGAVPASVPSPETPLEKAPATPVSQATPILPPVAVSSVDLERLEQVERQLALLWNRVEKGDQKTEQRHGDILGLYSTLREQLHTQTDRETLGLWVSSLLEQRLGVLQGQLEQENTQRAQTEEQQKQHQEGQTVRLADLEILLKALGTKTEELQQKQQQYEHEKKEREKEVVVSAADTPPVSVGVKQEDHDALLAEVQRLELELGKIREDLHGVVGCKGKCEQLDTLQETISAQVSSEMRRELNALFFGGGGSEQQQGEVPESLLLWLSQRYVSTPDMQAALASLEMSILRNISLQLELSRAQTLGEAQSQTQNIVQTITGTVQHASASEGLTEEQVKLLVQNALKLYSQDRTGLVDYALESGGGSILSTRCSETYETKTALMSLFGLPLWYFSQSPRVVIQPDVYPGNCWAFKGSQGYLVIRLSLRILPTSFCVEHIPRALSPTGNITSAPRNFTVYGLDDEYQEEGRLLGHYTYEEDGESLQTFPVQEKNDKTFQIIEVRVLSNWGHPEYTCLYRFRVHGQPRP from the exons TTCCAGCTACTCCACTGCAGCATTAGAGTTTGAGATAGAGCACAAGATTGATCCTGTCTACGAGTCACCCAGGATGTCTCGAAGGAGTCTGCGTCTACAGGGCAGTGCCAGTCACTATGGCAACGACAACCTAGCGGATTACTCCCAGAaccacagcagcagcttcaccagCACTAAGAGAGAAACGAG GACGTTACGCAGCAGAAAGCAGCAGTCCacttccagctccctgtcttTATCCCTGAGCCAAGTCGCaacaccaagaaaaactctGGCTTTCTCAGCTGCAAGTACACCGATTGACAACAGCAGCACATTTCACGACAGCAACACAACGTCCGATGTGTCTCAGTTCTCTTCCGCTCATGACCAGTCCCAACTGAGACAACGTACAgtcaccatgacaaccaacACTACGACGACTGCTGTGGATGGGCACTGGG GGCAGTGCTCCGGCCACAGTTCATCAGGTGTAAATGGCGATGCCAGCACATCAAAGTCACATGCCTCACTCGCTAATGGATACATCTGCAACGACTGCTCGTTACACTCTCAGAAGATGGATTCTGGTATCATACGGTCATCTTCATTATCTCAAGCCACAGAACTGTCCACAGACGCCCTCAATTCCTCATCTTCGTCATTCACCGGCATATACACCAGAGACAGGAGTCGGAGAAACAAGACAG GTGTCCTGATGTCAATGTCTAACACGTGCATGCGCTACAGTAAACAAGCCCTGGCCCCCATAGTGTCCTTAGTCACTGTTGTCTTCAGCAGTGTGATGCAGCTGGGTTCAGGGGCCAAGAGTCCAAAAAGAAAAG CTCACTCAAGTTTCTGTGGGAGCATGAATGTGAAGGATCTGGCGACTGAAGATGCATCACATCTTAATCTCAATGGTTCCCTGT GTGATGACTGCAaagggaagcagtactctgagACACACACCGTCCTCATCACACACTCATCCAGGTCACAACGCCTGGTGGGGGCACTGTGGACCATCCTAGCTTATGCAG GTCACTGCCTACTGCAGCCGGGTTATTGTGTGGTGAGAGCGGGCAAAGCGTTGGCTTCAGGTGTTAGCACAGTAGCACAGAGGCTGGTCTCATTCCTCTGGTGGCTTCTGGGAGCTCCAG TGAAAGCAGGCAAAGGGCTCTTGTGGTTTCTTGCAAGAGGATGGTATATGCTGGTGTCTCTTATGTCTCTTCTCAATGTCTTCTTCTTGACACA ATGCcttcccaaacttttgaagctTCTCTTGCTCCTCTTGCCCCTTTTACTCCTCCTGG CTTTATGGTTATGGGGTCCGTCCAGTTCTTCCCTGTTTGCCTTCCTTCCAGCCATAAATTTAACCGAGTGGTATCCTGCATCTCCCTTCACCTACATTTCTAACTTGGGAGCAGTACCAGCTTCTGTTCCCTCACCAGAGACTCCACTGGAGAAAGCCCCAGCCACACCAGTTTCCCAGGCAACG CCGATCCTACCCCCTGTGGCTGTCTCTAGTGTGGACTTGGAGCGTCTCGAACAAGTAGAGCGCCAGCTAGCGCTGTTGTGGAATCGGGTTGAGAAGGGTGACCAGAAGACGGAGCAGCGTCATGGGGATATTTTGGGTCTCTACAGCACTCTGAGGGAGCAGCTTCACACTCAGACTGACAGGGAGACCCTGGGATTGTGGGTGTCCTCCCTGTTGGAGCAGCGACTCGGCGTGCTACAGGGACAGCTGGAGCAGGAGAACACACAGAGAGCACAA ACTGAAGAGCAACAGAAACAGCATCAGGAGGGTCAGACGGTACGTCTGGCTGATCTAGAGATACTGCTCAAAGCTTTGGGAACCAAAACTGAG GAGTTGCAGCAGAAACAGCAGCAGTATGAACAcgagaagaaggaaagagagaaagaggtgGTCGTGTCGGCAGCAGATACACCCCCTGTCAG TGTGGGTGTGAAGCAAGAGGACCATGATGCTCTGCTGGCTGAGGTGCAGAGGCTTGAGCTAGAGTTGGGTAAAATTAGAGAGGACCTGCACGGAGTTGTTGGATGCAAAGGAAAGTGTGAGCAGCTGGACACACTGCAGGAAACG ATATCGGCTCAGGTGTCCTCGGAGATGCGGAGGGAGTTGAATGCTCTTTTCTTTGGCGGTGGTGGgtcagagcagcagcagggtgAGGTGCCTGAGTCTCTCCTGCTCTGGCTGTCCCAGCGTTACGTGAGCACACCTGACATGCAGGCCGCACTGGCTTCACTGGAAATGAGCATCCTGAGAAACATATCGCTACAGCTGGAGCTTAGCCGGGCCCAGACCCTGGGAGAGGCTCAGTCCCAAACCCAGAACATTGTTCAGACGATAACCGGGACTGTCCAGCACGCTTCTGCTTCTGAGGGGCTGACAGAAGAG CAAGTGAAGCTGCTTGTCCAGAATGCCCTAAAGCTGTACTCCCAGGACCGAACAGGCCTGGTGGACTACGCCCTGGAGTCTGGAG GTGGCAGCATCCTCAGCACCCGTTGCTCTGAGACGTACGAGACCAAGACGGCCCTCATGAGTCTGTTTGGTCTTCCACTCTGGTATTTCTCCCAGTCTCCACGCGTCGTAATCCAG CCGGATGTATATCCTGGTAACTGCTGGGCGTTCAAAGGCTCTCAGGGTTATCTGGTGATCAGGCTGTCCCTCAGGATCCTGCCGACATCCTTCTGTGTGGAGCACATCCCCAGGGCCTTGTCCCCGACTGGAAACATCACAAGCGCCCCGCGCAACTTCACCGTCTAT ggTCTAGATGATGAGTACCAAGAAGAGGGGAGGCTGCTGGGGCACTACACCTACGAGGAGGATGGGGAGTCACTACAGACTTTTCCTGTTCAG GAGAAGAACGATAAAACCTTCCAAATTATTGAGGTGCGCGTGTTGTCTAACTGGGGTCACCCAGAGTACACCTGCCTATACCGCTTCAGAGTCCATGGACAACCCCGCCCTTAG
- the sun1b gene encoding SUN domain-containing protein 1 isoform X1: protein MQEESKQRRMTMDFSQLHTYTPPQCAPENTGYTYSLSSSYSTAALEFEIEHKIDPVYESPRMSRRSLRLQGSASHYGNDNLADYSQNHSSSFTSTKRETRTLRSRKQQSTSSSLSLSLSQVATPRKTLAFSAASTPIDNSSTFHDSNTTSDVSQFSSAHDQSQLRQRTVTMTTNTTTTAVDGHWGQCSGHSSSGVNGDASTSKSHASLANGYICNDCSLHSQKMDSGIIRSSSLSQATELSTDALNSSSSSFTGIYTRDRSRRNKTGVLMSMSNTCMRYSKQALAPIVSLVTVVFSSVMQLGSGAKSPKRKGILVSFWDSLRQAASSSFSTLWLFKQTTLHRMMGHRDNGYEGQAHSSFCGSMNVKDLATEDASHLNLNGSLCDDCKGKQYSETHTVLITHSSRSQRLVGALWTILAYAGHCLLQPGYCVVRAGKALASGVSTVAQRLVSFLWWLLGAPVKAGKGLLWFLARGWYMLVSLMSLLNVFFLTQCLPKLLKLLLLLLPLLLLLALWLWGPSSSSLFAFLPAINLTEWYPASPFTYISNLGAVPASVPSPETPLEKAPATPVSQATPILPPVAVSSVDLERLEQVERQLALLWNRVEKGDQKTEQRHGDILGLYSTLREQLHTQTDRETLGLWVSSLLEQRLGVLQGQLEQENTQRAQTEEQQKQHQEGQTVRLADLEILLKALGTKTEELQQKQQQYEHEKKEREKEVVVSAADTPPVSVGVKQEDHDALLAEVQRLELELGKIREDLHGVVGCKGKCEQLDTLQETISAQVSSEMRRELNALFFGGGGSEQQQGEVPESLLLWLSQRYVSTPDMQAALASLEMSILRNISLQLELSRAQTLGEAQSQTQNIVQTITGTVQHASASEGLTEEQVKLLVQNALKLYSQDRTGLVDYALESGGGSILSTRCSETYETKTALMSLFGLPLWYFSQSPRVVIQPDVYPGNCWAFKGSQGYLVIRLSLRILPTSFCVEHIPRALSPTGNITSAPRNFTVYGLDDEYQEEGRLLGHYTYEEDGESLQTFPVQEKNDKTFQIIEVRVLSNWGHPEYTCLYRFRVHGQPRP from the exons TTCCAGCTACTCCACTGCAGCATTAGAGTTTGAGATAGAGCACAAGATTGATCCTGTCTACGAGTCACCCAGGATGTCTCGAAGGAGTCTGCGTCTACAGGGCAGTGCCAGTCACTATGGCAACGACAACCTAGCGGATTACTCCCAGAaccacagcagcagcttcaccagCACTAAGAGAGAAACGAG GACGTTACGCAGCAGAAAGCAGCAGTCCacttccagctccctgtcttTATCCCTGAGCCAAGTCGCaacaccaagaaaaactctGGCTTTCTCAGCTGCAAGTACACCGATTGACAACAGCAGCACATTTCACGACAGCAACACAACGTCCGATGTGTCTCAGTTCTCTTCCGCTCATGACCAGTCCCAACTGAGACAACGTACAgtcaccatgacaaccaacACTACGACGACTGCTGTGGATGGGCACTGGG GGCAGTGCTCCGGCCACAGTTCATCAGGTGTAAATGGCGATGCCAGCACATCAAAGTCACATGCCTCACTCGCTAATGGATACATCTGCAACGACTGCTCGTTACACTCTCAGAAGATGGATTCTGGTATCATACGGTCATCTTCATTATCTCAAGCCACAGAACTGTCCACAGACGCCCTCAATTCCTCATCTTCGTCATTCACCGGCATATACACCAGAGACAGGAGTCGGAGAAACAAGACAG GTGTCCTGATGTCAATGTCTAACACGTGCATGCGCTACAGTAAACAAGCCCTGGCCCCCATAGTGTCCTTAGTCACTGTTGTCTTCAGCAGTGTGATGCAGCTGGGTTCAGGGGCCAAGAGTCCAAAAAGAAAAG GTATCCTTGTATCGTTTTGGGACTCATTGAGACAAGCGGCTTCATCCAGTTTTTCCACATTGTGGCTGTTTAAGCAGACGACTTTGCACAGGATGATGGGCCACAGGGATAATGGCTATGAAGGACAAG CTCACTCAAGTTTCTGTGGGAGCATGAATGTGAAGGATCTGGCGACTGAAGATGCATCACATCTTAATCTCAATGGTTCCCTGT GTGATGACTGCAaagggaagcagtactctgagACACACACCGTCCTCATCACACACTCATCCAGGTCACAACGCCTGGTGGGGGCACTGTGGACCATCCTAGCTTATGCAG GTCACTGCCTACTGCAGCCGGGTTATTGTGTGGTGAGAGCGGGCAAAGCGTTGGCTTCAGGTGTTAGCACAGTAGCACAGAGGCTGGTCTCATTCCTCTGGTGGCTTCTGGGAGCTCCAG TGAAAGCAGGCAAAGGGCTCTTGTGGTTTCTTGCAAGAGGATGGTATATGCTGGTGTCTCTTATGTCTCTTCTCAATGTCTTCTTCTTGACACA ATGCcttcccaaacttttgaagctTCTCTTGCTCCTCTTGCCCCTTTTACTCCTCCTGG CTTTATGGTTATGGGGTCCGTCCAGTTCTTCCCTGTTTGCCTTCCTTCCAGCCATAAATTTAACCGAGTGGTATCCTGCATCTCCCTTCACCTACATTTCTAACTTGGGAGCAGTACCAGCTTCTGTTCCCTCACCAGAGACTCCACTGGAGAAAGCCCCAGCCACACCAGTTTCCCAGGCAACG CCGATCCTACCCCCTGTGGCTGTCTCTAGTGTGGACTTGGAGCGTCTCGAACAAGTAGAGCGCCAGCTAGCGCTGTTGTGGAATCGGGTTGAGAAGGGTGACCAGAAGACGGAGCAGCGTCATGGGGATATTTTGGGTCTCTACAGCACTCTGAGGGAGCAGCTTCACACTCAGACTGACAGGGAGACCCTGGGATTGTGGGTGTCCTCCCTGTTGGAGCAGCGACTCGGCGTGCTACAGGGACAGCTGGAGCAGGAGAACACACAGAGAGCACAA ACTGAAGAGCAACAGAAACAGCATCAGGAGGGTCAGACGGTACGTCTGGCTGATCTAGAGATACTGCTCAAAGCTTTGGGAACCAAAACTGAG GAGTTGCAGCAGAAACAGCAGCAGTATGAACAcgagaagaaggaaagagagaaagaggtgGTCGTGTCGGCAGCAGATACACCCCCTGTCAG TGTGGGTGTGAAGCAAGAGGACCATGATGCTCTGCTGGCTGAGGTGCAGAGGCTTGAGCTAGAGTTGGGTAAAATTAGAGAGGACCTGCACGGAGTTGTTGGATGCAAAGGAAAGTGTGAGCAGCTGGACACACTGCAGGAAACG ATATCGGCTCAGGTGTCCTCGGAGATGCGGAGGGAGTTGAATGCTCTTTTCTTTGGCGGTGGTGGgtcagagcagcagcagggtgAGGTGCCTGAGTCTCTCCTGCTCTGGCTGTCCCAGCGTTACGTGAGCACACCTGACATGCAGGCCGCACTGGCTTCACTGGAAATGAGCATCCTGAGAAACATATCGCTACAGCTGGAGCTTAGCCGGGCCCAGACCCTGGGAGAGGCTCAGTCCCAAACCCAGAACATTGTTCAGACGATAACCGGGACTGTCCAGCACGCTTCTGCTTCTGAGGGGCTGACAGAAGAG CAAGTGAAGCTGCTTGTCCAGAATGCCCTAAAGCTGTACTCCCAGGACCGAACAGGCCTGGTGGACTACGCCCTGGAGTCTGGAG GTGGCAGCATCCTCAGCACCCGTTGCTCTGAGACGTACGAGACCAAGACGGCCCTCATGAGTCTGTTTGGTCTTCCACTCTGGTATTTCTCCCAGTCTCCACGCGTCGTAATCCAG CCGGATGTATATCCTGGTAACTGCTGGGCGTTCAAAGGCTCTCAGGGTTATCTGGTGATCAGGCTGTCCCTCAGGATCCTGCCGACATCCTTCTGTGTGGAGCACATCCCCAGGGCCTTGTCCCCGACTGGAAACATCACAAGCGCCCCGCGCAACTTCACCGTCTAT ggTCTAGATGATGAGTACCAAGAAGAGGGGAGGCTGCTGGGGCACTACACCTACGAGGAGGATGGGGAGTCACTACAGACTTTTCCTGTTCAG GAGAAGAACGATAAAACCTTCCAAATTATTGAGGTGCGCGTGTTGTCTAACTGGGGTCACCCAGAGTACACCTGCCTATACCGCTTCAGAGTCCATGGACAACCCCGCCCTTAG
- the sun1b gene encoding SUN domain-containing protein 1 isoform X3, which translates to MQEESKQRRMTMDFSQLHTYTPPQCAPENTGYTYSLSSSYSTAALEFEIEHKIDPVYESPRMSRRSLRLQGSASHYGNDNLADYSQNHSSSFTSTKRETRTLRSRKQQSTSSSLSLSLSQVATPRKTLAFSAASTPIDNSSTFHDSNTTSDVSQFSSAHDQSQLRQRTVTMTTNTTTTAVDGHWGQCSGHSSSGVNGDASTSKSHASLANGYICNDCSLHSQKMDSGIIRSSSLSQATELSTDALNSSSSSFTGIYTRDRSRRNKTGVLMSMSNTCMRYSKQALAPIVSLVTVVFSSVMQLGSGAKSPKRKGILVSFWDSLRQAASSSFSTLWLFKQTTLHRMMGHRDNGYEGQAHSSFCGSMNVKDLATEDASHLNLNGSLCHCLLQPGYCVVRAGKALASGVSTVAQRLVSFLWWLLGAPVKAGKGLLWFLARGWYMLVSLMSLLNVFFLTQCLPKLLKLLLLLLPLLLLLALWLWGPSSSSLFAFLPAINLTEWYPASPFTYISNLGAVPASVPSPETPLEKAPATPVSQATPILPPVAVSSVDLERLEQVERQLALLWNRVEKGDQKTEQRHGDILGLYSTLREQLHTQTDRETLGLWVSSLLEQRLGVLQGQLEQENTQRAQTEEQQKQHQEGQTVRLADLEILLKALGTKTEELQQKQQQYEHEKKEREKEVVVSAADTPPVSVGVKQEDHDALLAEVQRLELELGKIREDLHGVVGCKGKCEQLDTLQETISAQVSSEMRRELNALFFGGGGSEQQQGEVPESLLLWLSQRYVSTPDMQAALASLEMSILRNISLQLELSRAQTLGEAQSQTQNIVQTITGTVQHASASEGLTEEQVKLLVQNALKLYSQDRTGLVDYALESGGGSILSTRCSETYETKTALMSLFGLPLWYFSQSPRVVIQPDVYPGNCWAFKGSQGYLVIRLSLRILPTSFCVEHIPRALSPTGNITSAPRNFTVYGLDDEYQEEGRLLGHYTYEEDGESLQTFPVQEKNDKTFQIIEVRVLSNWGHPEYTCLYRFRVHGQPRP; encoded by the exons TTCCAGCTACTCCACTGCAGCATTAGAGTTTGAGATAGAGCACAAGATTGATCCTGTCTACGAGTCACCCAGGATGTCTCGAAGGAGTCTGCGTCTACAGGGCAGTGCCAGTCACTATGGCAACGACAACCTAGCGGATTACTCCCAGAaccacagcagcagcttcaccagCACTAAGAGAGAAACGAG GACGTTACGCAGCAGAAAGCAGCAGTCCacttccagctccctgtcttTATCCCTGAGCCAAGTCGCaacaccaagaaaaactctGGCTTTCTCAGCTGCAAGTACACCGATTGACAACAGCAGCACATTTCACGACAGCAACACAACGTCCGATGTGTCTCAGTTCTCTTCCGCTCATGACCAGTCCCAACTGAGACAACGTACAgtcaccatgacaaccaacACTACGACGACTGCTGTGGATGGGCACTGGG GGCAGTGCTCCGGCCACAGTTCATCAGGTGTAAATGGCGATGCCAGCACATCAAAGTCACATGCCTCACTCGCTAATGGATACATCTGCAACGACTGCTCGTTACACTCTCAGAAGATGGATTCTGGTATCATACGGTCATCTTCATTATCTCAAGCCACAGAACTGTCCACAGACGCCCTCAATTCCTCATCTTCGTCATTCACCGGCATATACACCAGAGACAGGAGTCGGAGAAACAAGACAG GTGTCCTGATGTCAATGTCTAACACGTGCATGCGCTACAGTAAACAAGCCCTGGCCCCCATAGTGTCCTTAGTCACTGTTGTCTTCAGCAGTGTGATGCAGCTGGGTTCAGGGGCCAAGAGTCCAAAAAGAAAAG GTATCCTTGTATCGTTTTGGGACTCATTGAGACAAGCGGCTTCATCCAGTTTTTCCACATTGTGGCTGTTTAAGCAGACGACTTTGCACAGGATGATGGGCCACAGGGATAATGGCTATGAAGGACAAG CTCACTCAAGTTTCTGTGGGAGCATGAATGTGAAGGATCTGGCGACTGAAGATGCATCACATCTTAATCTCAATGGTTCCCTGT GTCACTGCCTACTGCAGCCGGGTTATTGTGTGGTGAGAGCGGGCAAAGCGTTGGCTTCAGGTGTTAGCACAGTAGCACAGAGGCTGGTCTCATTCCTCTGGTGGCTTCTGGGAGCTCCAG TGAAAGCAGGCAAAGGGCTCTTGTGGTTTCTTGCAAGAGGATGGTATATGCTGGTGTCTCTTATGTCTCTTCTCAATGTCTTCTTCTTGACACA ATGCcttcccaaacttttgaagctTCTCTTGCTCCTCTTGCCCCTTTTACTCCTCCTGG CTTTATGGTTATGGGGTCCGTCCAGTTCTTCCCTGTTTGCCTTCCTTCCAGCCATAAATTTAACCGAGTGGTATCCTGCATCTCCCTTCACCTACATTTCTAACTTGGGAGCAGTACCAGCTTCTGTTCCCTCACCAGAGACTCCACTGGAGAAAGCCCCAGCCACACCAGTTTCCCAGGCAACG CCGATCCTACCCCCTGTGGCTGTCTCTAGTGTGGACTTGGAGCGTCTCGAACAAGTAGAGCGCCAGCTAGCGCTGTTGTGGAATCGGGTTGAGAAGGGTGACCAGAAGACGGAGCAGCGTCATGGGGATATTTTGGGTCTCTACAGCACTCTGAGGGAGCAGCTTCACACTCAGACTGACAGGGAGACCCTGGGATTGTGGGTGTCCTCCCTGTTGGAGCAGCGACTCGGCGTGCTACAGGGACAGCTGGAGCAGGAGAACACACAGAGAGCACAA ACTGAAGAGCAACAGAAACAGCATCAGGAGGGTCAGACGGTACGTCTGGCTGATCTAGAGATACTGCTCAAAGCTTTGGGAACCAAAACTGAG GAGTTGCAGCAGAAACAGCAGCAGTATGAACAcgagaagaaggaaagagagaaagaggtgGTCGTGTCGGCAGCAGATACACCCCCTGTCAG TGTGGGTGTGAAGCAAGAGGACCATGATGCTCTGCTGGCTGAGGTGCAGAGGCTTGAGCTAGAGTTGGGTAAAATTAGAGAGGACCTGCACGGAGTTGTTGGATGCAAAGGAAAGTGTGAGCAGCTGGACACACTGCAGGAAACG ATATCGGCTCAGGTGTCCTCGGAGATGCGGAGGGAGTTGAATGCTCTTTTCTTTGGCGGTGGTGGgtcagagcagcagcagggtgAGGTGCCTGAGTCTCTCCTGCTCTGGCTGTCCCAGCGTTACGTGAGCACACCTGACATGCAGGCCGCACTGGCTTCACTGGAAATGAGCATCCTGAGAAACATATCGCTACAGCTGGAGCTTAGCCGGGCCCAGACCCTGGGAGAGGCTCAGTCCCAAACCCAGAACATTGTTCAGACGATAACCGGGACTGTCCAGCACGCTTCTGCTTCTGAGGGGCTGACAGAAGAG CAAGTGAAGCTGCTTGTCCAGAATGCCCTAAAGCTGTACTCCCAGGACCGAACAGGCCTGGTGGACTACGCCCTGGAGTCTGGAG GTGGCAGCATCCTCAGCACCCGTTGCTCTGAGACGTACGAGACCAAGACGGCCCTCATGAGTCTGTTTGGTCTTCCACTCTGGTATTTCTCCCAGTCTCCACGCGTCGTAATCCAG CCGGATGTATATCCTGGTAACTGCTGGGCGTTCAAAGGCTCTCAGGGTTATCTGGTGATCAGGCTGTCCCTCAGGATCCTGCCGACATCCTTCTGTGTGGAGCACATCCCCAGGGCCTTGTCCCCGACTGGAAACATCACAAGCGCCCCGCGCAACTTCACCGTCTAT ggTCTAGATGATGAGTACCAAGAAGAGGGGAGGCTGCTGGGGCACTACACCTACGAGGAGGATGGGGAGTCACTACAGACTTTTCCTGTTCAG GAGAAGAACGATAAAACCTTCCAAATTATTGAGGTGCGCGTGTTGTCTAACTGGGGTCACCCAGAGTACACCTGCCTATACCGCTTCAGAGTCCATGGACAACCCCGCCCTTAG